One window from the genome of Gambusia affinis linkage group LG14, SWU_Gaff_1.0, whole genome shotgun sequence encodes:
- the LOC122843336 gene encoding keratinocyte-associated protein 3-like isoform X1, with product MGFAGTCCDNLEEPLALMKMGLNVILVGHVNFLLGALVHGIVLRQINLHEKARGMGYAISNVVALLSGVLGVIVGILAIILSKNKKSKRLTWSLFSISLVSSLMAGGSTIGLFVSLVKTIVNGGRVLLTHCRLPDAIGFSSVTNECPFDPTRVYSTTIFLWAGLIVSCSIQMVFSARCLAACVSFLGLSGCRKSMRHKKTYTRPINVAKETSQPYYTEPPRRQHNTSQVYTEPPRVHNVSPRRHTEKPRYHKERSQLHTNPPGDHSKPTRHHKDPPRSNNKPSRHPTAPPRLERHTPQRPLPSHNQSLPTSERQPLRQSHRDRSDVERQEMRSCSQQRGQGEHHNLRRGTSDRSSIWI from the exons ATGGGCTTTGCAG GCACGTGTTGCGACAACCTGGAGGAGCCGCTGGCCCTGATGAAGATGGGTCTGAACGTCATCCTCGTCGGTCACGTCAACTTCCTGCTGGGGGCGCTGGTGCACGGCATCGTGCTCCGGCAAATCAACCTGCACGAGAAGGCGCGAGGCATGGGCTACGCCATCTCCAACGTGGTCGCGCTCCTCTCCGGTGTGTTG GGTGTCATCGTTGGGATTCTAGCTATTATCCTGTCGAAAAACAAGAAGAGCAAACGCCTG ACGTGGTCCTTATTCTCCATCAGTCTGGTTTCGTCGCTCATGGCAGGAGGTTCCACCATTGGGCTCTTCGTGTCTCTAGTGAAGACCATCGTCAACGGCGGGCGGGTACTCCTGACTCACTGCCGCTTACCCGATGCCATCGGCTTCTCCAGCGTTACCAACGAGTGTCCTTTTGACCCCACCCGTGTCTAT AGTACCACTATTTTCCTCTGGGCTGGTCTGATTGTATCGTGTAGCATTCAGATGGTGTTTTCTGCTCGTTGCCTTGCTGCCTGTGTTTCCTTCTTGGGGCTGTCTGGTTGCCGGAAAAGCATGAGACATAAAAAAACCTATACCCGACCC atCAATGTGGCAAAGGAAACTTCTCAACCTTACTACACCGAGCCCCCAAGAAGGCAACACAACACTTCACAAGTCTACACCGAACCTCCTAGAGTCCATAATGTATCACCTAGACGTCACACAGAAAAACCAAGATACCACAAGGAACGTTCACAACTCCACACCAACCCTCCTGGAGACCACAGTAAACCAACTAGGCATCATAAAGACCCCCCAAGAAGCAACAACAAACCATCAAGGCATCCCACTGCGCCTCCAAGACTGGAGCGCCACACTCCTCAAAGGCCCCTTCCTTCCCACAATCAAAGTCTTCCCACCTCAGAGAGGCAGCCTCTTCGGCAATCTCACCGAGACCGGTCGGACGTAGAACGCCAAGAAatgaggagctgcagtcaacaAAGAGGGCAGGGGGAACACCACAACCTGAGGAGGGGTACGTCCGACAGGTCCAGCATTTGGATATAG
- the LOC122843336 gene encoding keratinocyte-associated protein 3-like isoform X2, protein MGFAGTCCDNLEEPLALMKMGLNVILVGHVNFLLGALVHGIVLRQINLHEKARGMGYAISNVVALLSGVLTWSLFSISLVSSLMAGGSTIGLFVSLVKTIVNGGRVLLTHCRLPDAIGFSSVTNECPFDPTRVYSTTIFLWAGLIVSCSIQMVFSARCLAACVSFLGLSGCRKSMRHKKTYTRPINVAKETSQPYYTEPPRRQHNTSQVYTEPPRVHNVSPRRHTEKPRYHKERSQLHTNPPGDHSKPTRHHKDPPRSNNKPSRHPTAPPRLERHTPQRPLPSHNQSLPTSERQPLRQSHRDRSDVERQEMRSCSQQRGQGEHHNLRRGTSDRSSIWI, encoded by the exons ATGGGCTTTGCAG GCACGTGTTGCGACAACCTGGAGGAGCCGCTGGCCCTGATGAAGATGGGTCTGAACGTCATCCTCGTCGGTCACGTCAACTTCCTGCTGGGGGCGCTGGTGCACGGCATCGTGCTCCGGCAAATCAACCTGCACGAGAAGGCGCGAGGCATGGGCTACGCCATCTCCAACGTGGTCGCGCTCCTCTCCGGTGTGTTG ACGTGGTCCTTATTCTCCATCAGTCTGGTTTCGTCGCTCATGGCAGGAGGTTCCACCATTGGGCTCTTCGTGTCTCTAGTGAAGACCATCGTCAACGGCGGGCGGGTACTCCTGACTCACTGCCGCTTACCCGATGCCATCGGCTTCTCCAGCGTTACCAACGAGTGTCCTTTTGACCCCACCCGTGTCTAT AGTACCACTATTTTCCTCTGGGCTGGTCTGATTGTATCGTGTAGCATTCAGATGGTGTTTTCTGCTCGTTGCCTTGCTGCCTGTGTTTCCTTCTTGGGGCTGTCTGGTTGCCGGAAAAGCATGAGACATAAAAAAACCTATACCCGACCC atCAATGTGGCAAAGGAAACTTCTCAACCTTACTACACCGAGCCCCCAAGAAGGCAACACAACACTTCACAAGTCTACACCGAACCTCCTAGAGTCCATAATGTATCACCTAGACGTCACACAGAAAAACCAAGATACCACAAGGAACGTTCACAACTCCACACCAACCCTCCTGGAGACCACAGTAAACCAACTAGGCATCATAAAGACCCCCCAAGAAGCAACAACAAACCATCAAGGCATCCCACTGCGCCTCCAAGACTGGAGCGCCACACTCCTCAAAGGCCCCTTCCTTCCCACAATCAAAGTCTTCCCACCTCAGAGAGGCAGCCTCTTCGGCAATCTCACCGAGACCGGTCGGACGTAGAACGCCAAGAAatgaggagctgcagtcaacaAAGAGGGCAGGGGGAACACCACAACCTGAGGAGGGGTACGTCCGACAGGTCCAGCATTTGGATATAG